A stretch of DNA from Salmo trutta chromosome 12, fSalTru1.1, whole genome shotgun sequence:
acaatctattgcatcttgcctatgccgctcggtcattgatcatccatatatttatatgacatattcttattccattcctttacttagatttgtatgtattaggtagttgttgtggaattgttagattacttgttagatattgctgcactgtcggaactagaagcacaagcatttcgttacactcgcaataacatctgctaatcatgtgtatgtgacctataaaatgttatttgattgaTTGGATTTATTTCCCCTGTGAAATAGGAGAGCAGGATTTAACAGAACCATTTTGAACAAAGCCTGTTTGGAGAAGTCAAAACTCACTCCAACCCACTGGCTATCTAGAATTCAAATTGTTTGGCGTATTCAAGATAAGCCAACCAGTGTGttgtaattttgtatttttttaaatatcattttttttctctcagtgagagagagagagagagagattgtaatgAAGTCAATCGTTAATGATTTGGTTAATACAACCGGTGTATGGGGCCTTTTCTTGCAGAGTAAAAGTGAGTGCTCCTTTCCTGTCCCCAGACTCCAAAAGTGAATAGGTATTCACTGTTTTAGTCAACTTTTAGAACAAAAAGTGCACATTTTCAATACCAAACAAAAAATCAAAGTTGGGCCGTAAAGAGAACATTATTCTGACAGTAAATCATGCATTACAAAATAACAAGAGTAGTATCCATTTTTGGCATGTGACGAAATACACCTGTTGGTCTTCTTGACCCTTTAGACAGGTCACAGGTGTATTTcctccttaacctctcttgggtatgtgggacgtgaccgtcccacctgcaggacacactattcaacagccagtgaaatagcagggcgacaaattcaaaacgacaaaaatctcataattcaaatttctcacacacacaagtattatacaccattttatagataagaTTCTCGTtgatccaaccacattgtccgatttcaaaaaggctttacggcgaaagcaaaacattagattatgttaggacagcgcctagaaaataaaagccacacagccattttccaaccaacgagaggcgtcacaaaaaccagaaatacagctaaaattaagcactaacctttgatgatgttcatcagatggcactcataggacttcatgttacacaatacatgtatgttttgctcgataaagttcatatttatatccaaaaaaacattttacattggcccgtaatgttcagaaatgtttttccttcaaaaacttccggtgaatgagcacatcaatttatagaaatactcatcataaacgttgataaaatattaaactgttattcaaagaattatagataaacatctccttaatgcaaccgctgtgacagatttaaaaaaacacactttgcaataatctgagtacggcgctcagaacctgccattttggagtcatctaaaatcctaaatagcattataaatattcacttacctttgatgatcttcatcagaatgcactcccaggtattccaggtccacaataaatgttgttttgttcgataaagtccataatttatgtccaaatacctccttggtgttagggaaaatgtatgggtgtaaaatgtacatattttctttaggaatgtagtggagtaaaagttgttaaaaaatataaatagtaaagtgcagatacctcaaaaaacgacttaagtagtacttttacttaagtactttacactactgcATTTCAGTCTTTTAGCAAGATCCACAGTTGGATGTCACTCACTGTAAAGATAGTCTGGGAAATAATATACTGAAGTTAATACTATGTGTATTCgggtgggggttggagagagagacattgtcCTGTGTTTGGGAGCGTTGCTTGAGGTCCTTCAGTAAAGCTCATATCACcagaacaaaacacacaaagaGCAGGAAACAAGGCCCAGGGATATCCAGTGTCGGCTTTCCTCTATTGTTTGGGAGCATAGAAACCCaaaccccaccctccctccctccctccaaagtGTGATCTATATAATAAGATCCTGTTTACTCCTCATCATCCCAGAATTCAGGCTATCGGAGAGAAGGAAGAAGACCACCAGTGGTCAGTCTGAAGGAATAAGAGGCAgacaaagaaggagaggagagcctCCATTGCAACCTTTCCGTGTTCGAGACTGTGCAGCATTGTCTAGATAGAAGCAGTTTGACTTGAGCGAATCATTAACAAATAACCGTGTAGAGGCAAAATGTGTGCAGGGGTGTAAGTCGATCATCTGTACAACAGCAAAAGTAGATTTAGCGTACCAGCCGTAGTAACCAGTGGCACTAGCATACCTTGAACTTCTAACTTTGTATACTTCAGCCATGGCTTCCCAGGGCCTCCAGATTATGGGAGTAATGCTGGCCATGATTGGCTGGCTGGGGACCATCCTCACTTGTGCCATGCCCATGTGGAGGGTCACTGCCTTCGTCGGAGCCAACATCGTCACCGCTCAGGTCATCTGGGAAGGGTTATGGATGAACTGCGTGGTCCAGAGCACGGGACAGATGCAGTGTAAGGTCTATGACTCCATGCTGGCCTTACCTCAGGACCTTCAGGCCGCCAGAGCCATGGTCATCGTGGCAGTGATTGTGGGCGTCTGCGGCGTCATGATGGCCATCGTCGGGGGGAAGTGCACCAACTGCATGGAGGACGAGGCTGCCAAAGCCAAAGCCTGCATCATCGCCGGGATCGTCTTCATCATCTGCGGCCTCCTCATCTTCATCCCTGTGTCATGGTCAGCCAATACGCTTATCAGAGACTTCTATAACCCCCTGGTGATAGAAGCCCAGAGGAGGGAGCTGGGGGCGGCTCTGTACATCGGCTGGGGCTCCGCAGGGCTGCTGCTGTTGGGAGGGGGTCTGCTCTGCTGCAACTGCCCCCCCAAGGAGGGCAACATGGGCAGGCCATATGTGGCGGCTAAGTTCGCCCCCGTCCGGACCACATCTCCATCCATGAACTATGTGTGAGTGAGGAGTAGAATCTCTGGTTGATAtgggaacattttacattttttacatttttacattttagtactttagcagacgctcttatccagagtgacttctAGTTAAtgtattcatcttaagatagctaggtgggacaaccacatatcacaggcatagtatGTACACTTTTCCttaataaagtagctatcagcaaagtcagagctagtaaggggagGGGTTCAGGTGCTTTTGGAAGATGGGACGGGATATAGGAGCTGAATGGGGTGTTCAGTGTTACAGATGAAATGTTGATGCTCTTATTGAGCTGTCCGATGCTCTTTTTCAGACGACACGACATTTTGTCTAATCTACATATTGCCAGCTCTATGttctaaatatatattatatcttaTGACATGATATGATGTTGGGTCTGCTCCGCTTGATATATTTCTATATTCTGAATGTTGCTAGGTGACTTTGGAGTTGTAATGTTTTTACATGAATGTCCTCTTGTGACAACTTATTTATTTGTTCTGCTCAAATAGAATGTTACATTCTGTCTGTATCCTGTATTCCTGTATTCCTGTATTCTGTCTGACGCCCTCTTTTGTATGCTTTTCAGTATGTGCATTTTTTCACCCCTTCATTTCACAAATATTCACATTTTAAATAAAAGTAGATTTTAAAACGAAAATAAATGTTCTGTTTGAATATAACTATTTAGCATCACGGTTTAAGTGACGTTGTTGTTCTCTGTTCATTCGAGTTGCGCAAAGTAGGCGCATAGACCTAGATTGATTGATTAAGAGGAATTTCTATTGACAAGTGCATTTTCACCGTTGGGCTGTTTGACATTGTTAAATTGACTGTCCTCGTGGGGGACAGTATTTTACAGAAAAAAAACCTGAATAAAACAGATGTCGGCGACACCTCGAGACAATCCGTTTGAGCGCGCCTGGAAACACATTGACGAAGAATCCAGCTTTTTGTCAAATTGACGTCTGATTTGAATTTTCGCAGCAGGTTAAGAGAATTTACGCAGCAGCAGTTTAGGAGAActtatgcagcaggttaggagaactaacacaaGGCTAGGAAAATTAGGttgttaggaaaagggttagggttagctaaaatgcaacaacaacaaaaaatccacttTTGACATTAATTTGAAAAAATATGTTTCCTTTCTAGCCATGACTGTTTAATGGCTACAGAGAGCGCGCCTCTTTTCACATAGAGTAGGCTACAGACCGCACATCTACAAGTTCCTTTTCAGGTGAAAATAAATGGctacataaaaatacaaataatccCCCGCCCAGTTTCCCTCAAGACGGGTTTCTGAAAAGGAACATTAACATAATTTATGTGCTGAGCATCACTAATTAATCAGTTCTCACAATTCGTTggaaataatatatatttaaaaatatatattaaataacAACACTCTAAGAGCAAATAGTAAGTGCCTTTAGTTTTCTGAAGTGCTTCTGTTTTGCAATGTCCTTGCAGATTTTACGGAAAAGTAGGCTAATGTCCCAAAAGGGATAGAAATCAGGgcaaatccccccaaaaacacGATGTTGTCTGTTTACAGTTCGAGCAAAACTCAGTCAAAATTCATAACAACAAGATGAAATTATTATTCAATTACTCTCCTGGTGTCATCGATATTTTTCTAAATGCGCAAGCTAAACAAAAGGCAAAATATAGGCTATAACTATACATAGGCTAAGCCAGAGGTTCCTAAACCTTTTCACTCAgtccccccttccagcattggggaacatcccgcgcCCCCTGAGCGCTCGccatgtctatttctatgggcacgaGCACAGTTCATGACAAACTGTTCgtacccctcttgttggtggatatcattttcctggagagctaccctgtTCCTttagagctaccgtcctgtaggttttcaatccatccctcatctagcacacctgattctaataattagctggttgaaaagctgaatcaggttagtaaCAACTGGGGTtgaagttaaaacctacaggagactagctctccaggaacagggttggagttaaaatctACAGGAGGGTaattctccaggaacagggttggacagccctgctcTAAGGTATGAAATGACTAACATGAGGAGGAACtgattttgaaattgcaccttgtgcactCTACTAGTACGACTTTCACCCACAGTTTGGGAATTTCTGGGCTAAAGCACACATCTACTTTGAAACGAACGTTCCAAAAAAGAGGAATCAAAGAAATTAGCAACACAAACAATTCACAAAACGAAAAAAATCAAAACACCCTTtccatatatatattttatttttcttaaCAAACTCCTAAAAATGATATCCCCGACGCAGAGGACTTGGGCGCGGTGTACTTCGCTCCATTATAGCGGTCTCCCCTCGACCGGCACTGACAGCAAAGGAGCGCGCCCCCGATCAGGAGCAGTACTGACGCGCCCCAGCCGACGTACAGGGACTCGCCCAGCTCTCTCCTCTGCGAGTCGGGTACCAGAGTTGTAGAAGTCACAGCGCCCCAGCTACAAGGAAGAACATCCCGGCAGTGATGGCCACCCGGGCCTTGGCCAACTGGTCCCCGACGCAGGTGGTGCATTTCCCCCCGACAACCGAGAGCATGAGCCCGAACAGGGCCACGCACCACCATCCCGACGCCCAGAATCTGCAGCCCCAAAGATACCACCGTTGCCAGCTACTGctactctccctcttctcctccaaaAAGCGCACCGACTGTGTGACCCCTAAAGCAGAAAACGGTTATATAGAGAACCAACCGATCCCCCTCCATCCTCGGGTGGGCTTTGGCTCCGCTACTAAGATATCCACACATATATCACGCTGTCCTGCAGTTCAGGAATGTTCTTCCCACACAGGAAGCCCCTCAATGTGCCCAGCTGTGTACAAACTCCTGGAAAAATACCCTACATAGGAATGTGTCTTGGGCCGTTGCCAAGAGATATCCACCACATTTATATTCTTATCATTTCAAAGCTAAAAAATAGACAGCTCCAATCTGCAAAAGTAGGCTAATCAATGATGAAATAAACTTGAAATAATTATTGTACAAAAGTTTATTTGGGAGGGTTTTGGCTTCGAATGGTCTCTCCAGTTTAGCACTGGCTGTCCTACCCAATGCcacaggtggagaggtgtgtgtgaaaCATAAATTATGTATTTTTTACAGCCAAAACCATCAACGTGATTTTTGTAACATTAAATAATTAGGACACTGTTATTAAcacaaattgtgtttttttactaCCATGCACTGCGATGGACACTAACTTTGGAGCCAGACCAGATGGTCGAAACTCAGCAAGGCCTTTATCAGGATACAGTAAAGCATGCTGTTGTTATCGAATAAAATAGACCTTCCCAATTAAATGTGACGTAAACAAAATAAGAACACAAAATAGGAAACAACCAAGATCTCAAAAAAGTTAAATAGGCTGCTCACATTTTATTTGAGATCTAGAAAAACATTGCTTTGAATGCTTATATTTTACTTTTGAAAAGCTGTTCTCCAGTCGCGTTATAAAGAAAAGGAAGAAAGTAGGGAATGAATGAAAGAATGAAGAAAGGAACCGTGTGAAGGAGAATTATTATATCAGGGACTTTTGCTGCGTTCAAatactagtcggaactaggaaactcggaaCTACAACCAAGCAAGCAAGTGGAACATTTCAGTTTACTAATTCGAGTATCACTTGAATGCGGCAATAGCCCACGTGGGAATTTGATATCCGTTGTTGGATGTTTAAAGGATAATTTATCACAGAAACCAACAGCTCATTCATAAGCATCCATAAGAATCAGCCCATGCGAGGCGAACCTTCAATACTCTCCAAACTGACGCACAGGTTTTACGCACAGAAAGCTTAGCCATTCGGGTTATTTGGAGATCAGTGGACACAACTGCGTATAGTTAACATGCTGCACATGAACTGACTGGGACTAATAGACTGACAGCTGGTATCAATGGCAGTAAATTGCGTAGGCTATGTTCAGCACATGGTGGCGGGAACGATGCCTCATTcaagtgctagtcggaactaggaaactcggaCATTTCTGACTTGTTagctcaggggtgtcaaactcattccacggagggccgagtgtctgcaggtttttgtttttccctttcaattaagacctagacaaccaggtgaggggagttacTTACTAATTAGttaccttaattcatcaatcaattttgccaggtcgcaattgtaaaatgagaacttgtcctcaacttgcctatctggttaaataaagatgaaataacaaaaaaataaataaaaaaagacactctgccctccgtggaatgagtttgacacgtgtgcTAACTGGATTAACGCGGCACGTGTACAGCTACAACAATTTCGGACATTTCTGAGTTTCCTAGGCCGACTAGCGTTTGAACGCAGCATGACATGTGGGTAGATTGGGCACGTTTATTAGTTCGGTGGGTGTGTATCGGCCAACAAACAGGTGCTTTCAATCGTCCCAATTAGTAGTCATACCCTGGTAGGTGGGTATAAAGGTTGGAGTCTGTATCCTAACCAGAACAGCTAGCATTCCCACAGCCAAACACTAGTCCTGCCCGGTTTACGCGAGTTTGAGTAGATAGAAGCAGATAGAACGCAATGGCCTCCGCCGGTCTCCAGATTCTGGGCATTTCCCTGGCTGTCATCGGTTGGATCGGTGACATCATAATCTGCGCGCTCCCCATGTGGAAGGTGACTGCTTTCGTCGGCAATAACATCGTAACCGCGCAGATCTTCTGGGAGGGCCTGTGGATGAACTGTGTGATCCAGAGCACGGGCCAGATGCAGTGTAAGGTCTACGACTCCATGCTGGCCTTACCTCAGGACCTCCAGGCCGCCAGGGCTCTGGTCGTCATCTCCATCCTCGTGGCCGTGATCGGCATCCTGCTCTCCATGGCTGGGGGGAAGTGCACAAACTGCATCGACGACGAGGCGGCCAAGTCCAAGGTGGCCATCGCATCCGGCGTGTTCTTCCAAGTCGCCGGCATCCTCTGCCTGATCCCGGTGTCTTGGTCCGCCAACACCGTCATCAGGGACTTCTACAACCCGCTTCTAACTGACGCGCAGAGGAGAGAGCTGGGCGCGTCGCTGTTCATCGGATGGGGCTCTGCTGGCCTGATGCTCATCGGGGGCGcacttctctgctgccagtgccCCCAGCGCAAGGAGGGTGGGTACTCTGCCAAATATTCCGCCCCGCGCTCTGCCGCCAGTGGAGCGGCCTACGTCTGAGAAGATGAACCCTGAAGTTGACCTGTTGTCTTAAATGAGACTAATGTAGTAGAAATGATGCATGAATGAATCTCTTCGCTTAACTGCAATGTACCTGGAAATACGAGTGGGGCTTCGAATTTTATTTTCTTCATGAAATGTTTTAACGATTTATTGCTTTAATAAATTATTGTACTTTATTCTTTCGTTTATTCATGTTTTGTTTCAAGCAGGCTATGGTATAGAAGAGGGTTTAAAACGGAGTCTTCACGATCTCTTGAAGGTCAATTCCAATATTGGGCTAGAATATACtaatctgcccttgagcaaggcaattaacacATTGCTCCAGGGTTGCATTTAATGGCGGCCTTAAATTCTTCCCCCAATTCCATGTCCTAAATGTACAGGTTACCCAATTGTACATGTTTTGAGCACGACTCTATAAGTACCCCCTTCATATTCCCCTGACGCAAAACTATTTAagtcaattattttaatgattctCCATGGGGAGTTATTTGCGGTGTATACAGAACCGATGGCTGAAAATTCTTCCATCAGGAACTTCAATAGGCTAGAACACCAGTGAACAAAATAAATTGAGTCAAAGGTAAAACAAAAAGTTAGTCCGTAAGGAACGTCAATTGGaaaaatgaattaggccctagtctatggattgggaatacagatatgcatctggtcCCATACcttaaaggtaggggcgtggatcagaaaaccagtcagtatctggtgtgaccatgtCCTttgcataaagttgatcaggctgtgcATAGTTGCTGGATATTTTAGAGAACTGGAATGCTGTCCCTACACGTCAATTatgagcatcccaaacatgttcaatgggtaatgtgagtatggaagatttgggacattttcagcttccaggaattgtgtacagatcctggtgacatggggctgtacattatgctgaaacatgaggtgatggcggcagatgaacggcacgacaatgggtctcaggatcccgtcacgatatctctgtgcactcaaattgccatcaataaaattaaattgtgttcgttgtctgtagcttatacctacccataaccccaccaccacgaggcactctgttcacaacgttgacatcagcaaaccgctcacctaCACAACGCCATATGTGTTGTGCAGTTGAGGCCAGCTggatgtactgacaaattctctagaACAATGTTGGAGTtgccttatggtagagaaattaccaTTCAATTCCCTgctaacagctctggtggacattcctgcagtcagcatgccaattgcacgctccctcaaaacttgagacatctgtggcattttgtgaccaaactgcacattttagtggccttttattgtctcaagcagaaggtgcacctgtgtaatgatcatgctgtttaatcagctctttgatatgccacacctgtcaggtagatggattatcttgacaaagttGAAAGGCTCACtagcagggatgtaaactaatttctgcacaacattttagagaaataagctttttgtgcatatggaacatttctgggatcttttatttcaactcatgaaacatgagaccaacattttacatgttgcatttatatttttgttcagtgtatttccaTGGTAACCACTGTCCACCCTCACACATTCCCATACTGCATGGGGAATCAGGACAAGCCAGTAACCTGAGCCACAAACTTGCTCAATCCCCTCCCTGTTCTATTTCCTTTCACAATACCTCCAGTGTTACTGACACAAGGAAATATGCTCTCATTCGACAAACACTGCTCCCCTCTCACGGCTGCCTTGGCTTAGTTGCAAGCTGTGGACTTGTAATCATTGTTAGTTTCAAAGAGGACAAAGGGGATACAAtggtctgctctgctctcacAGCTGCCTTGGATTAGCTGCAACGTTTGGATTCATGGACATTTATAGATAGAATGGAGAATTTGATTTGTCCGCATCTGAACTATCAGGCCATTTTCCAAGACCAGTCTCATTTTGTAGTGTAGGAAATACAAACTATGCAAAGTCAACCCCACATCAGATCCAACAAGCTAACGACAACTTAACCATTAGAATACTTCCAGAACCCCCTATTGGACACTTTCAACTATTCCGGGGTGGAACAATGAGCCGACAGATCCTTGCCTTTGTCCTGGCCTTCATCGGGTTCATGGGGACCATCGTGATCTGTGCCCTGCCCATGTGGAAGGTAACAGCCTTTGTCGGAGCCAACATTGTCAC
This window harbors:
- the LOC115204559 gene encoding claudin-4-like; the protein is MASQGLQIMGVMLAMIGWLGTILTCAMPMWRVTAFVGANIVTAQVIWEGLWMNCVVQSTGQMQCKVYDSMLALPQDLQAARAMVIVAVIVGVCGVMMAIVGGKCTNCMEDEAAKAKACIIAGIVFIICGLLIFIPVSWSANTLIRDFYNPLVIEAQRRELGAALYIGWGSAGLLLLGGGLLCCNCPPKEGNMGRPYVAAKFAPVRTTSPSMNYV
- the LOC115204563 gene encoding claudin-like protein ZF-A89, with amino-acid sequence MASAGLQILGISLAVIGWIGDIIICALPMWKVTAFVGNNIVTAQIFWEGLWMNCVIQSTGQMQCKVYDSMLALPQDLQAARALVVISILVAVIGILLSMAGGKCTNCIDDEAAKSKVAIASGVFFQVAGILCLIPVSWSANTVIRDFYNPLLTDAQRRELGASLFIGWGSAGLMLIGGALLCCQCPQRKEGGYSAKYSAPRSAASGAAYV